Sequence from the Bacteroidota bacterium genome:
TCCGGGTTGCTGTATCCTGCCCCACCCCAACTGGATGCGGCGGCCGTCGCTTTCAGGGATATTGTTGAAGGTTTGGGCCGCATACATGGATCCTTTACAGTAGTAATACTTACCGGCCAATGGAGTAAAGACCTTGCCATCGAAGTTACCCAGCATATAGTTGCTGCTGGCGCCCGACATCACCCACATCTTGTTATCAGGGTTTCCATCCACGGGAAGTTCAAACAGGTCGGGGCATTCCCAGAAACCGGTAACATGACTTTCATATTTCCAGTCCTTCAGGTTGGTGGAAGTGTAGATGGAATTGCCGTCGCGTTCGTTCAGTACCAATACCCAATGGTTGCCAGGTTTGTACCAGAAAACTCTCGGATCGCGGGTATCTGTGCTGTTCCATTTTTCTTTGGAATCGATAACCGGATTCTTATCATATTTGGTCCAGGTGCGGCCCTTATCAAGACTGTAGGCGATACATTGTGTCTGTCTATCCGGACTGGCCGCTGTATAGACTGCGATCATGGGCGGTACATTCCCCTTTCCAAATCCGGATGTATTCTGGTAATCGATTACTGCAGAACCGGAAAACATGGTGCCCAGCTGGTCAGGATACAGGGCCTCGGGCAATTCCTGCCAGTGTACCAGGTCATTGCTGACAGCATGCCCCCAATGCATATTTTCCCATTCGCGTTCATAGGGATTATGTTGGTAAAACAGATGGTATTCACCGCTGTAAAAGAGCAGCCCGTTGGGATCGTTTGTCCAGCCCCTGCGGGTAGTAAAATGATATTGGGGACGGTTCTTTTCATGGTAAACAGGAGCTCCGCTCGTCCTGATTGTGTCTTCCTGGCTGATGTTGGCCAATCCCGACGGATTTCCCTGATATGAAATCCTTACATTCTTGCCCTTGTATGCAGAAACGTCAACAAATACCCAGTAGTCGGGTTGTCCTGAAGCCAGCCGTATGACGAAGCTGCGGTTTTCCCTGCCGTTAAGGCTGAAAGTCATCCTGGACCTTTCCTCCTTTTGCGAAACCGGGATGTTTAGGTATTTTTTGGTGATTCTGAAAGTTTTTTCCTGTGCATGGGTGGCTGTTACAGCCAGGACAAGGCATACAACAATAGCAGCAAAGGTCTTTTTCATGAATGAAGAATTTAGATTACAATATTAATGAAAAATCAACACGAATGTTGTAACGCCATAAAACCTTTTCAAATCAGTCTTATGCGAAGGTTTTGCAATTTATACAGGCAGAAACTGTGTAATTGCTTTGCCACTCACCCACTCTCCAGCAACTATCATTTAATTGACCATCAATCACAGGAGGTACTGTAATATGGAAAGTAGTGTATACCCGCTTTTTATAATGCGACTTATCGTTAGGATTAATTATTCCGGAACAAAGAATTGTTCCGGAATAATTATGTCTTAAGACAGAATTCGGTCTGTTAGCTAAAAAAAAGAAAATAGAACACCCGATTAACAATCGATTACAATAATCGTACATCGTACCTATTATTTTTTAGGAG
This genomic interval carries:
- a CDS encoding DUF4980 domain-containing protein gives rise to the protein MKKTFAAIVVCLVLAVTATHAQEKTFRITKKYLNIPVSQKEERSRMTFSLNGRENRSFVIRLASGQPDYWVFVDVSAYKGKNVRISYQGNPSGLANISQEDTIRTSGAPVYHEKNRPQYHFTTRRGWTNDPNGLLFYSGEYHLFYQHNPYEREWENMHWGHAVSNDLVHWQELPEALYPDQLGTMFSGSAVIDYQNTSGFGKGNVPPMIAVYTAASPDRQTQCIAYSLDKGRTWTKYDKNPVIDSKEKWNSTDTRDPRVFWYKPGNHWVLVLNERDGNSIYTSTNLKDWKYESHVTGFWECPDLFELPVDGNPDNKMWVMSGASSNYMLGNFDGKVFTPLAGKYYYCKGSMYAAQTFNNIPESDGRRIQLGWGRIQQPGMPFNSMMLLPTELTLRTTKEGVRLFSFPVKETEQLFSRLAQWKGLSSAQANEHLKDFGNKDLLRIRTTFRLFQATSAGIDLNGQRLIDYDLSNNTINGVFYSPQERTSMELTADIYLDKTSIEIFIDGGIYSYSMERKVDGNNREGFRFWGNNIEVVNLEVDEGKSIW